The following are from one region of the Sorghum bicolor cultivar BTx623 chromosome 2, Sorghum_bicolor_NCBIv3, whole genome shotgun sequence genome:
- the LOC8069153 gene encoding uncharacterized protein LOC8069153, with translation MASQIESHRSGAEVVSGDDAMCRKKSVELLEELSLPKGLLPMEDLQEFGYNRATGFMWLVQRKKKVEHTFKKIKQTVSYASEVTAFVEKGKLRKITGVKTKELMLWLSVVEVYVPETSPENVTFKTGTGLSDSFNAAAFALGE, from the coding sequence ATGGCGTCCCAAATTGAGAGCCACCGCTCCGGCGCAGAGGTCGTCAGCGGAGACGACGCCATGTGCAGGAAGAAGTCTGTGGAGCTGCTGGAAGAGCTCAGCCTCCCCAAGGGTCTCCTTCCCATGGAGGACCTCCAGGAATTCGGGTACAACCGCGCCACAGGATTCATGTGGCTGGTGCAGCGGAAGAAGAAGGTGGAGCACACGTTCAAGAAGATCAAGCAGACCGTGTCCTACGCGTCTGAGGTGACAGCCTTCGTCGAGAAGGGGAAGCTGCGGAAGATCACCGGCGTCAAGACCAAGGAGCTGATGCTATGGTTGAGTGTGGTAGAGGTGTATGTTCCCGAGACATCGCCTGAGAATGTCACCTTTAAGACCGGCACTGGCCTCTCCGATAGCTTCAATGCCGCTGCCTTCGCACTCGGGGAGTAA
- the LOC8069154 gene encoding uncharacterized protein LOC8069154, with protein MVASLHALPCATLLLLVVLVPHACMCMAASNKTTLQDRCESYAGGDRSSFDYEYCAWTLQRADKEGAATADALGLAVIAARLARATASTTRAAFAAARQDSPLADGDFGLDDEIELAIAMLPPPRPSPPYL; from the exons ATGGTGGCCTCTCTACACGCTCTCCCCTGCGccacgctcctcctcctcgtcgtcctcgtcccACACGCGTGCATGTGCATGGCGGCCTCCAATAAAACGACGCTGCAGGACAGGTGCGAGAGCTACGCCGGCGGCGACCGGAGCAGCTTCGACTACGAGTATTGCGCCTGGACGCTGCAGCGCGCCGACAAGGAgggcgccgccaccgccgacgCGCTGGGCCTCGCCGTCATCGCGGCGAGGCTCGCCAGGGCGACGGCCAGCACCACGCGT GCCGCGTTCGCGGCTGCACGGCAGGACTCGCCGCTGGCTGACGGCGACTTCGGGCTCGACGACGAGATCGAGTTGGCGATCGCCATGTTGCCGCCGCCACGGCCATCGCCGCCATATCTATAA
- the LOC8081801 gene encoding defensin Ec-AMP-D1 → MGLSTKLFAVLLLLLIGGYTDTQLGPVTMALARKCESPSHRFQGPCSRDANCATVCRTEGFTGGKCKGLRHRCFCTKDC, encoded by the exons ATGGGTCTCTCCACCAAACTTTTTGCggtcctcctcctgctcctcattGGTGGTTATACTG atacgCAGCTGGGACCGGTGACTATGGCACTGGCGAGGAAGTGTGAGTCGCCGAGCCACCGCTTCCAGGGACCCTGCTCCAGAGACGCAAACTGCGCAACCGTTTGCCGGACTGAAGGTTTTACCGGTGGCAAGTGCAAAGGCCTACGCCACCGCTGCTTCTGTACCAAGGACTGCTAG